A single region of the Pontibacter kalidii genome encodes:
- a CDS encoding PEGA domain-containing protein — translation MIRKFTQVSMLALALTCMSCATIVNGSRQTVDFSSQPTGAKVSINGAAYGTTPTQVRLKRNANFPGTPSGRGFYDVKIELDGYYPYEVKVKREFNGWFLGNILIGGLIGIIVDAATGSMYKLSPDQVIAQLGRQTAVNSQKKDSDIFIAVTLDIDPTWEKIGQLEKK, via the coding sequence ATGATCAGAAAATTTACACAGGTCTCCATGCTAGCCTTAGCACTCACGTGCATGAGCTGTGCCACCATTGTCAATGGTTCCAGGCAAACGGTAGACTTCAGCAGCCAGCCTACGGGCGCTAAGGTAAGTATAAACGGCGCTGCCTACGGAACCACCCCTACGCAGGTAAGGTTGAAGCGAAACGCCAATTTCCCGGGCACCCCTTCGGGACGTGGTTTCTATGACGTTAAAATAGAGCTGGATGGCTATTACCCTTACGAGGTAAAGGTGAAGCGCGAGTTCAATGGCTGGTTTCTTGGTAACATCCTGATTGGTGGCCTGATAGGTATAATCGTAGACGCTGCCACTGGAAGTATGTATAAACTTTCGCCAGACCAGGTGATTGCGCAGTTGGGACGCCAGACTGCAGTAAACTCCCAAAAGAAAGACAGTGATATCTTTATTGCTGTGACGCTTGATATTGATCCGACCTGGGAGAAGATAGGCCAATTGGAGAAGAAATAG
- the rmuC gene encoding DNA recombination protein RmuC, which yields MEIIVGIAAFLAGLVVAFLALKGKMSALQQTANQAAVAQGVLEGQAQQKAAELEQLKVLLREAQSETLDLTNALTKTETDYEHLKARLQEQGRELEQLREKFLQQFQSISNQVLMTNAEHFNKASSENLERILSPLKERIKEFEVKVEQTYEKTLKDSISLKEQITQLASLNQQMSQDAVNLTRALKGESKTQGNWGEYLLESLLEKSGLRKGVHYEREEVRQNDEKQVYRPDVIVRLPDGKHLIIDSKMSLVAYEAFCSCEDEHQQEVYLRGHINSVRTHFSDLGRKSYHRLNGINSPDFVLMYIPIEPAFNLAVQHDHDLFTDAFDKNIVLVTTSTLLATLRTVAGVWRQEDQKRNVLKIAEESGKLYDKFVGFVDDLKTIGKHLEHSQSSYNAAMNKLTEGKGNLVRRVEILRELGAKTSKTLDDNLLQEAQLPEEAS from the coding sequence ATGGAGATCATCGTAGGTATAGCGGCATTTTTAGCGGGGTTGGTGGTGGCGTTCCTGGCACTGAAGGGGAAAATGAGCGCGCTGCAGCAAACGGCAAATCAGGCAGCCGTGGCGCAGGGCGTACTGGAGGGGCAGGCGCAGCAAAAGGCCGCGGAACTGGAGCAGCTAAAGGTACTGCTACGCGAGGCCCAGTCTGAAACGCTGGACCTGACCAACGCCCTCACCAAAACCGAGACAGACTATGAGCACCTTAAAGCCCGCCTCCAGGAACAAGGCCGAGAGCTGGAGCAACTCCGCGAGAAATTCCTGCAGCAGTTCCAGAGTATCTCCAACCAGGTGCTGATGACCAATGCCGAGCACTTCAATAAGGCTTCTTCCGAGAATCTGGAGCGCATCCTCTCCCCGCTCAAGGAACGTATCAAAGAGTTTGAAGTAAAGGTAGAGCAGACCTACGAGAAAACCTTAAAAGACAGCATCTCCCTGAAAGAGCAGATCACCCAGCTGGCCTCTCTTAACCAGCAGATGAGCCAGGATGCCGTGAACCTCACCAGGGCTCTGAAAGGCGAGAGCAAAACGCAGGGTAACTGGGGTGAGTACCTGCTGGAGAGTCTGCTGGAGAAATCGGGGCTCCGTAAGGGCGTACATTATGAGCGCGAGGAGGTACGGCAGAACGACGAAAAGCAAGTATACCGCCCCGACGTGATCGTGCGGCTGCCGGACGGCAAGCACCTCATTATCGATTCCAAGATGTCGTTGGTTGCCTATGAGGCCTTCTGCAGTTGCGAGGATGAGCACCAGCAGGAAGTATACCTGCGCGGCCATATCAATTCCGTACGCACCCACTTCTCCGACCTGGGCCGCAAAAGTTACCACCGTCTCAACGGCATCAACTCCCCGGATTTTGTGCTGATGTATATCCCAATAGAGCCGGCCTTTAACCTGGCTGTGCAGCACGACCACGACCTGTTCACCGATGCCTTCGATAAGAACATTGTCTTGGTAACCACCTCTACCCTTCTGGCCACTTTAAGAACAGTAGCCGGCGTATGGCGCCAGGAAGACCAGAAACGCAACGTCCTGAAAATAGCTGAGGAAAGCGGCAAGCTGTACGACAAGTTTGTGGGTTTTGTGGATGATCTGAAGACAATAGGTAAGCACCTGGAGCACAGCCAAAGCTCCTATAACGCCGCCATGAACAAGCTTACCGAAGGCAAGGGCAACCTGGTCCGGAGAGTGGAAATTCTGCGGGAGTTAGGCGCTAAAACAAGTAAAACTTTGGACGACAACCTACTGCAGGAGGCGCAGCTACCGGAGGAAGCTAGCTAA
- a CDS encoding DEAD/DEAH box helicase: MATFEQLKLNNALLQGLQELQYTSPTPIQEQAIPLLLQGYDVAGQAETGSGKTAAFGLPLLQSINPELQQVQALVVVPTRELAVQVRQELKQYARFIPNLKISAFYGGHSFKQEEDSLAHPPQVLVGTPGRLIDHLSRRTLNISKASKVVLDEADKLLEMGFEEELDKLLNALPRQRQTILFSATMEEDVKELIANSLQDPRFVQATTTAVPDRILYYGLKVQDVQKPEALLQLLQSINSAGTVVFVNARLSTEEVAQRLQEQGFSARALHGKLEQRERDKTMTLFRNGTASILVATDLAARGLDMDVVRQIIHYELPQHQDAYLHRSGRTGRAGKSGTVYSLLSAREVQKLEQWPEVQVNEWLELKQLASAKDSVPAEAPSRTTLHISGGRKDKLSPRDIVGALIAEVGLNAAEIGKIEIQDHHSFVAIPDTAAKRAVQKLNEARIKGKKYKVSFVR, translated from the coding sequence ATGGCTACTTTTGAGCAACTGAAACTGAACAACGCCCTGCTACAGGGGCTGCAGGAACTGCAGTATACTTCGCCCACCCCTATTCAGGAGCAGGCCATTCCCTTGCTGCTGCAGGGGTACGATGTGGCCGGGCAGGCCGAGACAGGCAGCGGGAAAACGGCGGCGTTCGGGTTACCGTTGCTGCAAAGTATAAACCCGGAGCTGCAGCAGGTGCAGGCGCTCGTGGTGGTGCCCACCCGCGAGCTGGCGGTGCAGGTGCGCCAGGAGCTGAAGCAGTATGCCCGCTTTATCCCTAATCTCAAGATCAGCGCCTTTTACGGCGGCCACTCCTTTAAGCAGGAGGAGGACTCGCTGGCGCACCCGCCGCAGGTACTGGTGGGCACGCCCGGCCGTCTCATTGATCATCTCAGCCGCAGAACCTTGAATATAAGCAAAGCCAGCAAAGTTGTTTTGGATGAGGCTGATAAACTGCTGGAAATGGGCTTTGAAGAAGAGTTGGATAAGCTGCTGAATGCCTTGCCCCGCCAGCGCCAGACCATCCTTTTCTCCGCCACCATGGAAGAAGACGTGAAGGAACTGATTGCCAACTCGCTGCAGGATCCCCGATTTGTTCAGGCCACCACCACTGCCGTGCCCGACCGCATTCTATACTATGGCCTGAAGGTGCAGGACGTGCAGAAGCCGGAGGCGCTGCTACAGCTCCTGCAAAGTATAAATTCTGCGGGTACCGTGGTGTTCGTGAACGCGCGCCTGAGCACAGAGGAAGTGGCACAGCGCCTGCAGGAGCAAGGCTTCTCGGCACGGGCCCTGCACGGTAAACTGGAGCAGCGCGAGCGCGACAAGACCATGACGCTCTTCCGTAACGGCACCGCTTCCATACTTGTCGCCACCGATCTGGCTGCCCGCGGCCTGGACATGGACGTGGTGCGACAGATCATCCACTACGAATTGCCCCAGCACCAGGATGCTTACCTGCACCGCAGCGGTCGCACCGGCAGGGCCGGAAAGTCAGGCACGGTATATTCTTTACTGAGTGCGCGCGAGGTACAGAAGCTGGAGCAGTGGCCGGAGGTTCAGGTAAACGAGTGGCTGGAACTAAAACAGCTTGCCTCTGCTAAAGACTCAGTTCCTGCTGAAGCACCTTCCCGCACCACGCTACACATCAGCGGTGGCCGGAAAGACAAGCTCAGCCCCCGTGACATCGTGGGTGCCCTTATTGCAGAGGTAGGCCTGAATGCTGCAGAGATCGGGAAGATAGAGATACAAGACCATCACAGCTTCGTGGCTATTCCGGACACCGCCGCCAAACGCGCCGTACAGAAACTAAACGAAGCACGAATCAAAGGCAAAAAGTATAAAGTGAGTTTTGTAAGGTAA
- a CDS encoding AI-2E family transporter: MEKNPGWRLRQNTFTLLFGILLVYVLVETREFLYPIFMAVLFAYLLYPVGKWLEKRGLPRILANFITVVLAMALFIGGLILLYKQLIVFLGDFPALQEQALENIDRLQESIDKRFGASEPDNEHWLQLQVKNTLELSGGFLSDFVSATTGTLAKFGLMPVYIFLFLYYRNKFERFVYRRVSPPNLPRIKLIIYQISNVTKHYMAGVVIVILILCVLNSLGLFLIGVEYWLLLGIISAFINFIPYFGTLIGGAIPLLYTLLVQGDPHKALMVTLFFLVVQFTENNILTPNITGSKVNINPLFTILSIIVGGMIWGLPGMFLAVPYLGMFKIYCDHTEELSAWSFMLGTEGTEEHALTLEKIRRFFSRNNNAG, translated from the coding sequence ATGGAGAAAAATCCCGGATGGCGGCTGCGGCAAAATACCTTTACGCTTCTCTTCGGCATCTTGCTGGTGTATGTGCTGGTGGAGACGCGGGAATTTTTGTACCCCATTTTCATGGCGGTGCTTTTTGCCTACCTGCTGTACCCTGTGGGTAAGTGGCTGGAGAAAAGGGGGCTGCCGCGCATACTGGCCAACTTTATCACGGTTGTGTTGGCCATGGCTTTGTTTATCGGGGGGCTGATTCTGCTCTACAAGCAGCTGATCGTTTTTCTGGGCGACTTCCCGGCGCTGCAGGAGCAGGCCCTGGAGAATATAGACCGCCTGCAGGAAAGCATAGACAAGCGCTTTGGTGCGTCGGAGCCGGATAACGAGCATTGGCTGCAGCTGCAGGTGAAAAATACTCTGGAGCTTAGTGGCGGCTTCTTAAGTGACTTTGTGAGTGCAACAACCGGCACGCTGGCCAAGTTCGGTCTGATGCCGGTGTATATCTTCCTGTTTCTGTATTACCGGAACAAGTTCGAACGCTTTGTCTACCGCCGGGTATCTCCTCCTAACCTCCCCAGAATTAAGCTGATCATCTATCAGATATCGAACGTGACCAAGCACTACATGGCCGGGGTGGTGATCGTTATACTTATACTTTGTGTCCTCAACTCCCTGGGACTGTTCCTGATCGGGGTGGAGTATTGGCTGCTGCTGGGCATCATCTCGGCCTTCATCAACTTCATTCCATACTTTGGCACCCTGATTGGCGGCGCCATACCGCTGCTTTATACCCTACTTGTGCAGGGCGACCCGCACAAGGCGCTGATGGTGACGCTGTTTTTCCTGGTAGTGCAGTTCACAGAGAACAACATCCTCACGCCTAACATCACAGGCAGCAAGGTGAACATCAACCCCTTGTTTACGATCCTCAGTATTATTGTGGGAGGGATGATCTGGGGACTGCCCGGCATGTTCCTGGCGGTGCCTTACCTGGGCATGTTCAAAATATACTGCGACCATACCGAGGAGCTGTCTGCCTGGTCGTTTATGCTGGGCACAGAAGGAACGGAAGAGCACGCCCTAACCCTGGAGAAGATCAGGCGGTTCTTTAGCAGGAATAACAATGCAGGGTGA
- a CDS encoding LytR/AlgR family response regulator transcription factor yields MIRCIAVDDEAYAANIIADYISKVPFLELVGKTTNPIEAINWVQEGKVDLVFLDIQMPELTGIQFLKICGSKCKVILTTAYPEYALEGYEHDVVDYLLKPIPFDRFFKAVHKAQTLLQAKRASPSTLAVAPGQPAAEPAPAAASAPEYMFVKGESKNKFLKVAYGDILYVEGLKNYVSLYLPGQRLVTYQSLTDLAEQLPQPPFYRVHRSYIISIDKVNMVDGNMIYINDTAIPIGETYRESFLKRIREKHTL; encoded by the coding sequence ATGATCCGCTGCATTGCCGTTGACGACGAAGCCTACGCTGCCAATATTATAGCCGACTACATCAGTAAAGTGCCTTTCCTGGAGTTGGTGGGTAAAACCACCAACCCCATCGAAGCCATTAATTGGGTGCAGGAAGGCAAAGTAGACCTAGTTTTTCTGGATATTCAGATGCCGGAACTAACAGGGATTCAGTTTCTGAAGATCTGCGGCAGCAAGTGCAAAGTTATACTTACCACCGCCTACCCCGAATATGCCTTGGAAGGCTACGAGCACGATGTGGTGGACTACTTGCTCAAGCCCATCCCCTTCGACCGTTTCTTTAAGGCAGTGCACAAGGCACAAACGCTGCTGCAAGCAAAGCGAGCAAGCCCGTCAACGCTTGCCGTGGCACCCGGGCAACCAGCAGCAGAGCCAGCTCCTGCGGCTGCCTCCGCTCCCGAGTATATGTTTGTGAAAGGCGAGAGCAAGAACAAGTTCCTGAAGGTAGCCTACGGCGATATTCTGTATGTGGAAGGGCTTAAGAACTACGTGTCCCTGTACCTGCCAGGGCAGCGGCTCGTTACCTATCAATCGCTCACAGACCTGGCAGAGCAGCTGCCGCAGCCTCCATTTTACCGCGTGCACCGGTCCTACATCATCTCCATAGATAAAGTAAACATGGTAGATGGCAATATGATCTACATCAACGACACAGCCATTCCGATCGGGGAGACTTACCGGGAGAGCTTTCTGAAGAGGATCCGCGAAAAGCATACGCTGTAG
- a CDS encoding sensor histidine kinase, producing MNALHKKIGLHLLGWTLYIGYSFLGYFLYNWRFEVLLLTMSQHVLHLVEFYLCYFLVFPLWMKHKHWWVLVLGIVVVMGTYIGLRYTIEEVFFLSVFGFSNYTSITLSYYFFDNLYWAMPGIFLGAVAWALEATLQKERENRSLKQEKAQAELAFLKTQINPHFLYNSLNYLYSLAYPVSDKLAGAIIKLSDLMRYMLHESKDGKVELQKEVDYLHSYLDIYRLRFEDKFFVKLNIQGHVNGQRVPSLVLIPFVENALKHGVVDDASAPVTITLQLESNSLYFAVSNRINKSQKDQTTGIGLPNIRRRLELIYPGKYNLNVHDDGKQFKTVLGLQEV from the coding sequence ATGAATGCGCTACATAAAAAGATAGGCCTGCACCTGCTGGGATGGACGCTCTACATCGGTTATAGTTTTTTGGGCTACTTCCTCTACAACTGGCGGTTCGAAGTGCTGCTGCTCACCATGTCGCAGCACGTGCTGCATCTGGTGGAGTTCTATCTCTGCTATTTCTTGGTTTTCCCGCTCTGGATGAAGCATAAGCACTGGTGGGTGCTGGTGCTGGGTATTGTGGTTGTCATGGGTACGTACATAGGCCTGCGCTATACGATAGAAGAAGTTTTCTTTCTGTCTGTATTTGGGTTCAGTAACTATACCAGCATTACGCTCTCTTATTATTTCTTCGATAACCTTTACTGGGCCATGCCGGGCATCTTCTTGGGGGCAGTGGCATGGGCGCTGGAGGCAACCTTGCAAAAAGAACGCGAGAACCGCAGCTTAAAGCAAGAGAAGGCTCAGGCGGAGCTGGCCTTTCTAAAAACGCAGATCAACCCTCACTTCCTGTACAACTCCCTAAACTACTTATACTCGCTGGCTTATCCTGTATCTGACAAACTGGCCGGTGCGATCATCAAGCTGTCTGACCTGATGCGCTACATGCTGCACGAGAGCAAGGATGGCAAAGTGGAGCTACAGAAAGAGGTGGATTACCTGCACAGCTACCTCGACATCTACCGCCTGCGCTTCGAGGACAAATTCTTTGTGAAGTTAAACATTCAAGGCCATGTAAACGGACAGCGGGTGCCATCGCTGGTGCTGATCCCTTTCGTTGAAAACGCTTTGAAGCACGGGGTAGTGGATGATGCATCAGCGCCTGTTACGATCACCCTGCAGCTGGAAAGCAACAGCTTATACTTTGCCGTGAGCAACCGCATCAACAAAAGCCAGAAAGACCAAACTACCGGCATCGGCCTGCCCAACATCCGGCGCAGGCTCGAACTGATTTATCCCGGCAAGTATAACCTGAACGTGCATGACGATGGGAAGCAGTTTAAGACGGTGCTGGGGCTGCAGGAAGTCTGA
- a CDS encoding outer membrane beta-barrel family protein yields MKETATTITATKEKGKMTLRGIALALVLGFVAVTAGAQSSATVKGAITNAATQKPLDYVSVVLLQLPDSAVVASEMTDAAGAYTFGQVKSGKYAVKALMVGFAPATSIAFEVEQQQVQVPGIALQEKTNALQEVVVKGQKPLLEQEADRVVMNVEQLNTAGENALEVLKYAPGVRLDKDDNIIYRGSGSVNVMINGKMTYMSGAELQSYLKSLPASAVSKVELIANPPAAFDAAGTAGIINIRLKRDETLGLNGTVNFGAGYGKYEKLWGSLNLNYNTEKVSLYSRLNTGHYNSFNRLILKRHINDSLYNQVNYWHPITNSYNLTAGADYFISKKHTVGIMAKGYASPENTLTTSNSTNFDAGGKAFGSMSMHNPKDSGTDNYSLNLNYKFDIDSTGRSLSFDADYVTYSTDADEHFTNNFFDTSGEATQAPSQLRSFSKAAASIKSLKVDYTHPFGEGYKAEAGLKTSRVSNDSDIKFEQQQEQGWVNDASRTNSFAYAETIHAAYLSLSRKFSDKLSMKAGLRAEHTIADGHSANTVDAVDLDYLKFFPSLFLSYSASDNNQFSVSYSRRISRPSYRSLNPFTFYSDPYTALQGNPFLEASYANSLQFNYNYKSLQLLSLSYIESNNFVTDVIRQNDETKMSISRPENLSKATYLSASSGGSIPVKEWWTSTLQLEGSYNTISSPLQGTAYNSSRFSWSASADETFNLPKDYKLQLSGYYMSPSVQGLFHTKANYQIDLGAQKTLLNGKASLSLKLRDVFNSSRSRATLAYNNVDMYWQNQWESRRLNLTFNYKFGNNKVKAARNRRTGTGEEEGRL; encoded by the coding sequence ATGAAAGAAACAGCTACCACCATTACCGCGACCAAAGAAAAAGGGAAGATGACGCTTAGGGGCATAGCACTGGCGCTGGTGCTGGGCTTTGTGGCGGTAACAGCCGGGGCACAATCATCTGCAACAGTGAAAGGAGCTATAACTAACGCTGCCACGCAAAAGCCGCTGGATTATGTGTCGGTGGTGCTGCTGCAGTTGCCTGATTCGGCTGTAGTGGCCTCTGAGATGACGGATGCCGCAGGTGCTTATACTTTTGGGCAGGTGAAGTCTGGAAAGTATGCTGTAAAAGCCCTGATGGTTGGTTTTGCCCCCGCCACAAGTATAGCCTTTGAGGTAGAGCAGCAACAGGTGCAGGTGCCCGGTATAGCGTTGCAGGAGAAAACCAATGCGCTGCAGGAGGTAGTGGTAAAAGGGCAGAAGCCGCTGCTGGAACAGGAGGCAGACCGCGTAGTCATGAACGTGGAGCAGCTGAACACGGCAGGCGAAAATGCGCTGGAAGTATTAAAGTATGCCCCAGGCGTACGGCTGGATAAGGACGACAACATCATCTACAGGGGAAGCGGCAGCGTGAACGTGATGATCAACGGCAAAATGACCTACATGTCGGGGGCCGAGCTGCAGAGCTACCTCAAGTCGCTGCCTGCCTCGGCGGTGAGCAAGGTAGAACTGATCGCTAATCCGCCTGCTGCCTTTGATGCGGCAGGCACAGCCGGTATTATCAACATCCGCCTGAAAAGAGATGAGACTTTGGGCTTGAACGGCACCGTGAACTTTGGGGCGGGCTACGGTAAGTATGAGAAATTATGGGGAAGCCTGAACCTGAACTACAACACCGAGAAAGTAAGCCTTTACTCCCGTCTGAATACCGGTCACTACAACTCCTTTAACCGCCTGATCTTAAAGCGTCACATCAACGATAGCCTCTACAATCAGGTAAACTACTGGCACCCGATCACCAACAGCTATAACCTCACGGCCGGTGCCGACTACTTCATCAGCAAAAAGCATACGGTAGGTATTATGGCCAAGGGCTACGCTTCGCCGGAAAACACGCTTACCACCAGCAACTCCACCAACTTTGATGCTGGCGGCAAGGCCTTCGGAAGTATGAGCATGCACAACCCCAAAGACTCCGGCACCGACAACTATAGCCTGAACCTGAACTATAAATTCGACATTGACAGCACCGGCCGCAGCTTATCGTTTGACGCCGATTATGTAACCTACAGCACCGATGCAGATGAGCACTTTACGAACAACTTTTTTGACACATCCGGTGAGGCGACCCAGGCTCCATCGCAGCTCCGCAGCTTTAGTAAGGCAGCGGCAAGTATAAAATCACTCAAAGTGGACTACACGCACCCGTTCGGGGAGGGCTACAAAGCAGAGGCCGGTTTAAAAACCAGCAGGGTTAGCAACGACAGCGATATAAAGTTTGAGCAGCAGCAGGAGCAGGGTTGGGTAAACGACGCCAGCCGCACCAACAGTTTTGCCTACGCCGAAACCATTCATGCGGCCTACCTGAGCCTGAGCCGCAAGTTCAGTGACAAACTGAGTATGAAAGCCGGACTTAGGGCAGAACATACTATTGCCGACGGCCACTCCGCCAACACAGTCGATGCGGTGGACCTGGATTACCTGAAGTTTTTTCCGAGCTTGTTCCTGAGCTACAGCGCCAGCGACAACAACCAGTTTTCGGTTTCCTACAGCCGCCGCATCAGCCGCCCTTCGTACCGCAGCTTAAACCCTTTTACCTTTTATTCTGATCCCTACACGGCCCTACAGGGTAATCCTTTTCTGGAGGCCTCTTATGCTAACTCTTTGCAGTTCAATTACAATTACAAGAGCTTACAGTTGCTGAGCCTGAGCTATATCGAGTCTAATAACTTCGTGACGGATGTCATCAGGCAGAACGATGAGACCAAGATGAGTATCAGCAGACCCGAAAACTTGAGCAAAGCCACCTACCTGAGCGCCAGCAGCGGCGGCTCGATTCCCGTAAAAGAATGGTGGACAAGTACCTTACAACTCGAAGGGTCTTATAATACAATTTCCTCCCCACTGCAGGGAACAGCTTATAACAGCTCCCGCTTCAGCTGGTCGGCCAGTGCTGACGAAACCTTTAACCTGCCCAAGGACTATAAACTGCAGCTTTCCGGCTATTATATGTCGCCGTCGGTGCAGGGTTTGTTCCACACAAAAGCTAACTACCAGATTGACCTGGGCGCCCAGAAGACGTTGCTGAACGGCAAAGCCAGCCTGAGCCTGAAGCTACGCGATGTGTTTAACTCCAGCCGCTCAAGGGCTACTTTGGCGTACAACAACGTAGACATGTACTGGCAAAACCAGTGGGAGAGCCGCCGCCTGAACCTCACGTTCAACTATAAGTTTGGCAACAACAAAGTAAAAGCAGCCCGCAACCGCAGAACCGGCACCGGCGAGGAGGAGGGAAGGCTGTAA
- a CDS encoding helix-turn-helix transcriptional regulator yields MKKPNPEPLPIQELLQTQQLAVLPLQDFASELSAIPHRHNAYQLIYVQETKGGDNQIDFRRYEMLAGRVFFLGPGQAHQREARQELGRIVAFQESLLQATGLSAHDVLVLFGAAYHHPYLDIPPQLQRTFEQLVQLMEQELEEPVPDYTILSRLLYTLLRYLLRESHQQIARLTPARYSERIFQLSTLVEQHFQEHLPVSYYAEVLGITSKHLNNICRGCLGITVADMLHNRLLIESKRLLYFSTLSVKEIAYRLGFEDASYFVRFFRRLTGATPMQLRRELSGSKSTIDEADNAMT; encoded by the coding sequence ATGAAAAAGCCGAACCCAGAGCCGCTTCCCATACAAGAGCTGCTGCAGACGCAACAGCTGGCCGTGCTGCCCCTGCAGGACTTTGCCAGTGAGCTTTCGGCCATCCCGCACCGGCACAATGCCTATCAGCTCATCTATGTGCAAGAGACGAAGGGCGGCGATAACCAGATTGATTTCAGGCGGTACGAGATGCTGGCGGGGCGCGTCTTTTTCCTGGGGCCAGGCCAGGCGCACCAGCGGGAGGCCAGGCAGGAGCTTGGCAGGATCGTGGCTTTCCAGGAGAGTTTGCTCCAGGCCACCGGCCTTTCCGCCCACGATGTGCTGGTGCTTTTCGGGGCGGCCTACCATCATCCCTACCTCGATATTCCTCCTCAGCTGCAACGTACGTTTGAGCAGCTCGTGCAACTCATGGAGCAGGAGCTGGAGGAGCCTGTTCCGGATTATACCATCCTATCGCGCCTGCTCTACACCTTGCTCCGCTATCTGCTACGGGAGTCGCACCAGCAGATCGCGCGCCTCACACCGGCCAGGTACAGCGAACGGATCTTCCAGCTGAGTACACTGGTAGAGCAGCATTTTCAGGAGCACCTGCCTGTTTCTTATTACGCTGAAGTGCTGGGGATTACATCGAAGCACCTCAACAATATCTGCAGGGGATGCCTGGGTATTACGGTGGCCGATATGCTACACAACAGGCTCCTGATTGAAAGCAAGCGGCTGCTATACTTCAGCACCCTGTCCGTGAAGGAGATTGCCTACAGGCTGGGCTTTGAGGATGCCTCCTACTTTGTGCGTTTCTTCCGGAGGCTGACCGGGGCCACACCCATGCAGCTGCGGCGGGAGCTCAGTGGTTCCAAAAGTACCATAGACGAGGCTGATAATGCCATGACCTGA